A region from the Cryptosporangium arvum DSM 44712 genome encodes:
- a CDS encoding sensor histidine kinase: protein MYDSSSAHRDAPADAVPGDAPTFSEARRPDTPSPRDAPAREASPHPPGGVHEATSTPGGLRARLWWTVVLALVVVALIGAGAAVVAAALEPSIWVAVGAAGGWLLVLLGALLGVNAAVRPIGAQLAAERAARATAERAAWEAQWRDNTNRTAMEEHQRGTAAAVAQVNAALAESVRELVRVADAIRDGQAPDAEPPAVSAEGWPASLVELRTGVQDVLHASFGVATLTASHQPVGVLITLARRLQPLIHRAIKELDALENQVEDPDMLNALFQLDHLVTRARRQAESIAVLGGATARQIRKPVPVYTVLRQAIAEIEHYGRVKVLRPVQGMVTGHAVTEVIHLIAELIENATVFSPPDSRVQVQVDLVPDGLSIEIDDLGLVMPADVRQRMNQLLTSPERLDVGEQLKDGRIGLIVVAAIARRYQIRVRLERNERGGNRALVVLPAKLLAEEPLRRPDLGPSALPAAPVAVAAAPEAVAAASSPVRHAPADYAPSGPASTGSASSGPTSSAPEEFPPAPGRYPAAPASPAPAGSASGGSWLSPFVPTGTHPVETPAPRPDRDDTGGIGLTEADRQRLAELGRAAFGDPDRARPGASRGTASVNPPGDRGPDPSRPPLPRRDGQHMAPELRGNPERAEGPEPGAHNPGLFASYQRGRERADTEEPPNGN from the coding sequence ATGTATGACAGCTCCTCCGCCCACCGCGACGCTCCGGCCGACGCGGTCCCCGGGGACGCGCCGACGTTCTCCGAGGCCCGCCGGCCGGACACCCCGTCCCCCCGCGACGCCCCGGCCCGGGAGGCCTCGCCCCACCCGCCGGGCGGCGTCCACGAGGCCACCAGCACACCGGGCGGTCTGCGGGCGCGGCTCTGGTGGACGGTCGTGCTCGCGCTCGTCGTCGTCGCGCTCATCGGGGCCGGCGCCGCGGTCGTCGCGGCCGCGCTGGAGCCCTCGATCTGGGTCGCGGTCGGCGCGGCCGGCGGCTGGCTCCTGGTGCTGCTGGGCGCGCTGCTCGGCGTCAACGCGGCGGTGCGACCGATCGGCGCCCAGCTCGCGGCCGAGCGGGCCGCCCGCGCCACCGCAGAGCGCGCCGCGTGGGAGGCGCAGTGGCGCGACAACACCAACCGCACCGCGATGGAGGAGCACCAGCGCGGTACGGCCGCCGCCGTCGCCCAGGTCAACGCGGCGCTCGCGGAGTCGGTGCGGGAACTGGTCCGGGTCGCCGACGCGATCCGGGACGGGCAGGCGCCCGACGCCGAGCCCCCCGCGGTGTCGGCCGAGGGCTGGCCGGCGTCGCTGGTGGAGTTGCGTACCGGGGTGCAGGACGTGCTCCACGCGTCGTTCGGCGTCGCGACGCTCACCGCGTCGCATCAGCCGGTCGGTGTGCTGATCACGCTCGCGCGGCGCCTGCAGCCGCTGATCCACCGCGCGATCAAGGAGCTCGACGCGCTGGAGAACCAGGTCGAGGACCCGGACATGCTCAACGCGCTGTTCCAGCTCGACCACCTGGTGACCCGGGCCCGGCGGCAGGCCGAGAGCATCGCGGTGCTGGGCGGGGCGACCGCGCGGCAGATCCGCAAGCCGGTGCCGGTCTACACGGTGCTGCGCCAGGCGATCGCCGAGATCGAGCACTACGGCCGGGTCAAGGTGCTGCGTCCGGTGCAGGGCATGGTCACCGGGCACGCGGTCACCGAGGTCATCCACCTGATCGCGGAGCTGATCGAGAACGCCACCGTGTTCTCCCCGCCGGACTCGCGGGTGCAGGTCCAGGTCGACCTGGTGCCCGACGGGCTGTCGATCGAGATCGACGACCTCGGGCTGGTGATGCCGGCCGACGTGCGTCAGCGGATGAACCAGCTGCTCACCTCGCCCGAGCGCCTCGACGTCGGGGAGCAGCTCAAGGACGGGCGGATCGGGCTGATCGTCGTGGCCGCGATCGCCCGGCGCTACCAGATCCGGGTGCGGCTCGAGCGCAACGAGCGCGGCGGGAACCGGGCGCTCGTCGTGCTGCCGGCGAAGCTGCTCGCCGAGGAGCCGCTGCGCCGGCCGGATCTCGGCCCGTCCGCGCTGCCCGCCGCCCCGGTGGCGGTGGCCGCCGCACCCGAGGCCGTCGCGGCGGCGTCGTCGCCGGTCCGGCACGCCCCGGCGGACTACGCGCCGAGCGGGCCGGCATCGACCGGGTCGGCATCGTCGGGGCCGACGTCGTCCGCGCCCGAGGAGTTTCCGCCCGCGCCCGGCCGGTACCCGGCCGCCCCGGCGTCACCGGCCCCGGCCGGGTCCGCGTCGGGCGGCTCGTGGTTGAGCCCGTTCGTCCCCACCGGCACGCACCCGGTGGAGACCCCCGCGCCGCGCCCGGACCGGGACGACACCGGCGGGATCGGTCTCACCGAGGCCGACCGGCAGCGCCTGGCCGAGCTGGGACGGGCCGCGTTCGGCGACCCCGACCGCGCCCGGCCGGGAGCGTCCCGCGGCACCGCGTCGGTGAACCCGCCCGGCGACCGGGGCCCGGATCCGTCGCGGCCGCCGCTGCCGCGCCGCGACGGCCAGCACATGGCACCGGAACTGCGGGGCAACCCCGAGCGCGCCGAGGGGCCGGAGCCCGGCGCGCACAACCCGGGCCTGTTCGCGTCCTATCAGCGCGGACGCGAGCGGGCCGACACCGAGGAACCGCCGAACGGCAACTGA
- a CDS encoding sensor histidine kinase — protein sequence MAAGRAGAAPDGDLLDEPYLGEYLAGPAGCAAVWLLAYVLRANRERGAVLAERAATAERERDHLARLAAADERASIARELHDVVADSLAVMIAQADGASYAIEKDAGRAREAMRTVAGTGRDALEDMRRIVAVLRGTGEPDPSRRPAGVAELAALVERSRAAGLDVRLSVGAVGAVSPAVQLTVYRVVREALTNVLRHAGPSPHVDVDLTRAAGRLIVEVTDDGTDDGVGEEPGGNGLIGMRERVAVHGGEFAAGPRTGGGCRCRTAWRRPGASAPARTAPGCSP from the coding sequence ATGGCGGCCGGCCGCGCTGGTGCTGCGCCGGACGGCGACCTGCTCGACGAGCCCTACCTCGGGGAGTACCTCGCCGGGCCGGCCGGGTGCGCGGCGGTGTGGCTGCTCGCGTACGTGCTGCGGGCCAACCGGGAGCGCGGCGCGGTGCTCGCCGAGCGGGCGGCGACGGCCGAACGCGAGCGCGACCACCTCGCGCGCCTGGCCGCCGCCGACGAGCGCGCGTCGATCGCGCGTGAACTGCACGACGTCGTCGCGGACAGCCTGGCGGTGATGATCGCGCAGGCCGACGGCGCTAGCTACGCGATCGAGAAGGACGCCGGGCGGGCGCGGGAGGCGATGCGCACGGTCGCGGGCACCGGGCGGGACGCGCTGGAGGACATGCGCCGGATCGTCGCGGTGCTGCGCGGGACGGGGGAGCCGGACCCGTCGCGCCGGCCGGCGGGCGTGGCTGAGCTCGCGGCGCTGGTGGAGCGGTCGCGGGCGGCCGGGCTCGACGTGCGGCTGTCGGTGGGCGCCGTCGGGGCCGTGAGCCCGGCGGTGCAGCTGACCGTGTACCGGGTTGTGCGGGAAGCCCTCACCAACGTGCTGCGCCACGCCGGCCCGTCGCCCCATGTCGACGTGGACCTGACCCGCGCCGCAGGCCGCCTGATCGTCGAGGTCACCGACGACGGCACCGATGACGGCGTGGGGGAGGAACCCGGAGGGAACGGTCTGATCGGGATGCGGGAGCGGGTGGCGGTGCACGGCGGGGAGTTCGCAGCCGGGCCGCGCACCGGAGGCGGCTGCCGGTGCCGGACGGCGTGGAGGCGACCCGGCGCATCTGCGCCCGCCCGGACGGCCCCCGGGTGCTCGCCCTGA
- a CDS encoding acyl-CoA dehydrogenase family protein, giving the protein MDGYFATDSHDRIRHEVRAFAETEVLPRVPAMEADRGVAHELSRLIARQGWIGAAIDAEHGGMGAGHVAKTIIIEELSRVSAAMGAMAQASQLGVAKIIHFGTPAQKDRWLPAVAAGDCLPTIAVTETTSGSHVLGMSTTARRDGDHYVLNGRKAFVGNSHVGDLHGVVARTGERGSRSLSAFLVEADRPGFSLAPHRPAVGLPGFSFGELIFDDCRVPLANRLGAEGDGLDVAYSSSILVGRPNLTAVSLGIHEALVAETVRFARWQRRYGKPVADLPTVRDQIGRMQSQLMTARLAAYHAAHLLDQGIACDAELQNAKLINAEYALDSARLAVEIHGAHGLFPEDSPIARYQRDAFHILPPAGTSAVQRLRLAEYALGTVKGAPWSTRFTPEPGEVVPLHAEALIEAV; this is encoded by the coding sequence ATGGACGGCTATTTCGCCACCGACTCCCACGACCGGATCCGACACGAGGTGCGGGCCTTCGCCGAGACCGAGGTCCTCCCCCGCGTCCCGGCGATGGAAGCAGATCGGGGCGTCGCCCACGAGCTCTCCCGGCTGATCGCCCGCCAGGGCTGGATCGGCGCGGCGATCGACGCCGAGCACGGCGGCATGGGCGCCGGCCACGTCGCGAAGACGATAATCATCGAGGAGCTCTCCCGCGTCAGCGCCGCGATGGGCGCGATGGCGCAGGCCTCCCAGCTCGGCGTCGCGAAGATCATCCACTTCGGCACGCCCGCGCAGAAGGACCGGTGGCTGCCCGCGGTGGCCGCCGGCGACTGCCTGCCGACGATCGCGGTCACCGAGACCACGTCGGGCAGCCACGTGCTCGGCATGTCGACGACCGCCCGCCGCGACGGCGACCACTACGTCCTCAACGGACGCAAGGCGTTCGTCGGCAACAGCCACGTCGGTGACCTGCACGGGGTCGTCGCGCGCACCGGCGAGCGCGGGAGCCGCAGCCTGTCGGCGTTCCTGGTCGAGGCCGACCGCCCCGGGTTCTCGCTCGCGCCGCACCGACCGGCCGTCGGCCTGCCCGGGTTCAGCTTCGGCGAGCTGATCTTCGACGACTGCCGGGTGCCGCTGGCCAACCGGCTCGGCGCCGAGGGCGACGGGCTGGACGTGGCCTACTCCTCCAGCATCCTGGTCGGGCGGCCCAACCTGACCGCGGTCTCGCTCGGCATCCACGAGGCGCTGGTCGCCGAGACCGTCCGGTTCGCGCGCTGGCAGCGGCGCTACGGCAAGCCGGTCGCCGACCTGCCGACCGTCCGCGACCAGATCGGACGCATGCAGTCGCAGCTGATGACCGCCCGGCTGGCCGCCTACCACGCCGCGCACCTGCTCGATCAGGGCATCGCCTGCGACGCCGAGCTGCAGAACGCGAAGCTGATCAACGCCGAGTACGCGCTGGACTCCGCGCGGCTCGCGGTGGAGATCCACGGCGCGCACGGGCTGTTCCCCGAGGACTCCCCGATCGCCCGGTACCAGCGCGACGCGTTCCACATCCTGCCGCCCGCCGGGACGTCGGCGGTGCAGCGGCTGCGCCTGGCCGAGTACGCGCTCGGCACGGTGAAGGGCGCACCGTGGTCGACCCGGTTCACCCCCGAACCGGGCGAGGTCGTGCCGCTGCACGCCGAGGCGCTGATCGAAGCCGTCTGA
- a CDS encoding HelD family protein has translation MSLADSDTTARGTTDLDTEQDRLTRLYTRLDELRGATRSRLAEVAAQTGGTAQARSERDSAFTEYASRLSRFDAAEHGLCFGRLDLSDGGRHYIGRVGLPAEDADADPMLLDWRAPAARPFYVATSAAPEGVHRRRHIVTRGRRVVSLDDEVLDGAPDAGREQLSGAAALLAAVDSSRTGRMHDIVATLQAEQDAIIRSDQTGVLVVQGGPGTGKTAVALHRAAYLLYHSGRIAGRGVLVVGPNTTFLRYIGQVLPGLGETSVLLSTVGGLFPGVVASRSEPAAAAAVKGRPVMAQVVAQAVRDRQGPPGEPFDVRVGDDVVTLEPGFWTEAADRARETRRPHNRARSTFVRLVVDEVARQLAAQAQGLADRLEAESAELLGGMDLDGAARGDLERLGFDAADGDADPYAETALDLRAIAATDPRVAAACEALWPQLTPQRLLSQLFHDPARLASAAAGLLTDDEQALLVRPAGIGAPGGWTVADVPLLDEAAQLLGEDDRAVRARASQARDEEIAYAQGVLEVAAGSRTEDKEVLTATDLIDARRLAERSRVADRRTVAERAAVDRTWTFGHVIVDEAQELSPMAWRVLMRRCPTRSMTLVGDVAQTSSPGGLDSWGEALDPFVGDRWRLARLSVNYRTPAEIMAVTVPLLETLDADSEPPSAVRAVGVGPWECVAGSAAEVAAVARAERAGLGDGRLAVITPDAAAAEVAAALPEASSGPDPDLTAPMVVLGATQAKGLEFDVVLVADPVAMIDASPRGRNDLYVALTRATQRLGVLHRGTLPPELSEGLVPRAAIGT, from the coding sequence TTGTCTCTCGCGGACAGTGACACGACGGCCAGGGGCACGACCGACCTGGACACCGAGCAGGACCGCTTGACCCGGCTGTACACGCGGCTGGACGAACTGCGGGGCGCGACGCGTTCCCGGCTGGCGGAGGTCGCGGCGCAGACCGGCGGCACCGCCCAGGCCCGCTCGGAGCGGGACTCGGCGTTCACCGAGTACGCCTCCCGGCTCTCCCGGTTCGACGCCGCCGAGCACGGGCTGTGCTTCGGGCGGCTGGACCTGAGCGACGGCGGGCGGCACTACATCGGGCGGGTGGGGCTGCCGGCCGAGGACGCCGACGCCGACCCGATGCTGCTCGACTGGCGCGCGCCGGCCGCCCGGCCGTTCTACGTCGCGACGAGCGCCGCGCCCGAGGGCGTCCACCGCCGGCGGCACATCGTCACCCGGGGCCGGCGGGTGGTGTCGCTCGACGACGAGGTGCTCGACGGGGCACCCGACGCCGGGCGCGAGCAGCTCTCCGGCGCGGCCGCGCTGCTCGCGGCGGTCGACAGCAGCCGCACCGGCCGGATGCACGACATCGTCGCGACGCTGCAGGCCGAGCAGGACGCGATCATCCGCAGCGACCAGACCGGGGTGCTCGTCGTGCAGGGCGGGCCGGGCACCGGCAAGACCGCGGTGGCGCTGCACCGCGCCGCGTACCTGCTGTACCACTCCGGGCGGATCGCCGGGCGGGGTGTGCTCGTCGTCGGGCCCAACACGACGTTCCTGCGCTACATCGGGCAGGTGCTGCCGGGGCTCGGCGAGACCAGCGTGCTGCTCTCCACCGTCGGCGGGTTGTTCCCCGGGGTGGTGGCGAGCCGGTCCGAGCCGGCCGCGGCCGCGGCGGTGAAGGGGCGGCCGGTGATGGCGCAGGTGGTCGCGCAGGCGGTGCGTGATCGCCAGGGGCCGCCCGGGGAGCCGTTCGACGTGCGCGTCGGCGACGACGTGGTGACGCTCGAGCCGGGCTTCTGGACCGAGGCCGCCGACCGGGCCCGCGAGACCCGGCGTCCGCACAACCGCGCCCGGTCGACGTTCGTGCGCCTGGTCGTCGACGAGGTCGCCCGGCAGCTGGCCGCGCAGGCCCAGGGGCTGGCCGACCGGCTCGAGGCGGAGTCGGCCGAGCTGCTCGGGGGCATGGACCTCGACGGCGCGGCGCGCGGGGACCTGGAGCGGCTCGGGTTCGACGCCGCCGACGGCGACGCGGACCCGTACGCCGAGACCGCGCTGGACCTGCGGGCGATCGCGGCGACCGACCCCCGGGTCGCGGCGGCCTGCGAGGCGCTGTGGCCGCAGCTGACGCCGCAGCGGCTGCTCTCCCAGCTGTTCCACGACCCGGCGCGGCTCGCGTCGGCGGCCGCGGGTCTGCTGACCGACGACGAGCAGGCGCTGCTCGTGCGCCCGGCGGGCATCGGGGCGCCCGGGGGGTGGACGGTGGCCGACGTGCCGCTGCTCGACGAGGCCGCGCAGCTGCTCGGCGAGGACGACCGGGCGGTGCGGGCCCGGGCGTCGCAGGCCCGGGACGAGGAGATCGCCTACGCCCAGGGTGTGCTCGAGGTCGCCGCCGGGTCGCGCACCGAGGACAAGGAGGTGCTCACCGCCACCGACCTGATCGACGCCCGGCGGCTGGCCGAGCGCAGCCGGGTCGCCGACCGGCGCACGGTCGCCGAACGCGCGGCGGTCGACCGCACCTGGACGTTCGGGCACGTGATCGTCGACGAGGCGCAGGAGCTCTCGCCGATGGCGTGGCGGGTGTTGATGCGCCGCTGCCCGACCCGGTCGATGACGCTCGTCGGCGACGTCGCGCAGACCTCCAGCCCGGGCGGGCTCGACTCGTGGGGTGAGGCGCTCGACCCGTTCGTCGGGGACCGGTGGCGGCTGGCCCGGCTGTCGGTGAACTACCGGACGCCGGCCGAGATCATGGCGGTCACGGTGCCGCTGCTGGAGACGCTCGACGCGGACTCGGAGCCGCCGTCGGCGGTGCGTGCGGTCGGGGTCGGGCCGTGGGAGTGCGTCGCGGGCTCGGCGGCCGAGGTGGCCGCGGTGGCGCGCGCGGAGCGGGCCGGTCTGGGCGACGGGCGGCTGGCGGTGATCACGCCGGACGCGGCGGCGGCGGAGGTCGCGGCGGCGCTGCCGGAGGCGTCGTCGGGGCCGGATCCGGACCTGACCGCGCCGATGGTGGTGCTGGGGGCCACCCAGGCCAAGGGGCTGGAGTTCGACGTCGTGCTGGTGGCCGACCCGGTCGCGATGATCGACGCGTCCCCGCGGGGGCGCAACGACCTCTACGTGGCGCTGACCCGGGCCACCCAGCGCCTCGGGGTGCTGCACCGCGGCACGCTCCCCCCGGAGCTGTCCGAGGGCCTGGTCCCCCGGGCGGCGATCGGCACCTAG
- a CDS encoding GAF domain-containing protein → MPFDDETGLDLPREDADAPQRVARLRELGLYDTPDDGFDELAAKLAQDGASLAGIEYAPYAMVNFRTDRHQFFAGLHVPAELVPSGDGDGVSRVMDLQHGYCPEVVGRGKALVLDDVCAHPRFESNEVVDLIGIRSYLGDVVHDPRTGIVLGTACIVDTDRRAWGRAGLKLIKESVAQIEARIWELGR, encoded by the coding sequence ATGCCTTTCGATGACGAGACCGGGCTCGACCTGCCCCGGGAGGACGCCGACGCGCCCCAGCGCGTCGCCCGGCTGCGTGAGCTGGGCCTCTACGACACCCCCGACGACGGGTTCGACGAGCTCGCGGCGAAGCTCGCGCAGGACGGGGCGAGCCTGGCCGGGATCGAGTACGCGCCGTACGCGATGGTGAATTTCCGCACCGACCGGCACCAGTTCTTCGCCGGTCTGCACGTGCCGGCCGAGCTCGTGCCCTCCGGCGACGGCGACGGTGTGTCGCGGGTGATGGATCTGCAGCACGGCTACTGCCCGGAGGTGGTCGGCCGCGGGAAAGCCCTGGTCCTCGACGACGTGTGCGCGCACCCGCGGTTCGAGTCGAACGAGGTGGTGGACCTGATCGGGATCCGCTCCTACCTCGGGGACGTGGTGCACGATCCGCGTACCGGGATCGTGCTCGGGACGGCGTGCATCGTCGACACCGACCGGCGGGCCTGGGGGCGGGCCGGACTGAAGCTGATCAAGGAATCGGTGGCGCAGATCGAGGCCCGGATCTGGGAACTGGGCCGCTGA
- a CDS encoding DUF742 domain-containing protein produces MTSPGEGRPRPWVEDDETEAVRPYAVTGGRTTPSVPVDLMALVRATGSVPEHHLDPDQLYAVHACAREPRTVAELAATLRRPVQVTKILISDLIGLGAVRMRTPVAAIGGHTHERLLEKLLDGLENL; encoded by the coding sequence ATGACTTCGCCGGGTGAGGGTCGTCCTCGGCCGTGGGTCGAGGACGACGAGACCGAAGCGGTGCGCCCCTACGCCGTCACCGGCGGGCGCACCACCCCGAGCGTGCCGGTCGACCTGATGGCCCTGGTCCGGGCCACCGGGTCGGTGCCGGAACACCACCTGGACCCCGACCAGCTCTACGCCGTGCACGCCTGCGCGCGCGAGCCGCGGACGGTGGCCGAGCTGGCCGCGACGCTGCGCCGGCCGGTCCAGGTGACCAAGATCCTCATCTCTGACCTCATCGGGCTGGGTGCCGTGCGGATGCGGACGCCCGTGGCCGCCATCGGTGGACACACCCACGAACGCCTCCTGGAGAAACTGCTCGATGGCCTCGAAAATCTCTGA
- a CDS encoding GTP-binding protein, whose amino-acid sequence MASKISDDDPDAAFPFVPLKVLVAGGFGVGKTTLIKSVSEITPVTTEALITTASAALDRLEGIESKNTTTVAMDFGRISFPAQQLKLYLWGTPGQDRFWFMWDELALGAVGAIVLIDTRRLADSFPAVEYFLDRDLPFVVAVNEFDGAYRYTPDEITEALALRPGVPVVHCDARLARSVTDVLIAVVRHSLATAAATANGS is encoded by the coding sequence ATGGCCTCGAAAATCTCTGACGACGACCCGGACGCCGCGTTTCCGTTCGTGCCGCTGAAGGTCCTGGTGGCCGGGGGGTTCGGCGTCGGGAAGACCACGCTGATCAAGTCGGTCAGCGAGATCACGCCGGTCACCACCGAGGCGCTGATCACGACGGCCAGCGCCGCCCTCGACCGGCTCGAGGGCATCGAGTCGAAGAACACCACCACGGTGGCGATGGACTTCGGCCGGATCTCGTTCCCGGCCCAGCAGCTGAAGCTGTACCTGTGGGGGACCCCCGGCCAGGACCGCTTCTGGTTCATGTGGGACGAGCTGGCGCTGGGGGCGGTCGGCGCGATCGTCCTGATCGACACCCGGCGGCTGGCCGACAGTTTCCCGGCCGTGGAGTACTTCCTGGACCGCGACCTGCCGTTCGTCGTCGCGGTCAACGAGTTCGACGGCGCGTACCGCTACACGCCGGACGAGATCACCGAAGCGCTGGCGCTGCGCCCGGGTGTACCCGTCGTCCACTGCGACGCGCGCCTGGCCCGCTCGGTGACCGATGTGCTGATCGCGGTCGTGCGCCACTCGCTGGCCACCGCCGCCGCTACTGCGAACGGGAGTTGA
- a CDS encoding EAL and HDOD domain-containing protein: MLKPFPDASAPPLIHVGREPVYDRNGLLVAYRLRFRDTADGAETTPARTAALSQLIVAAFTEYGLDELVGPAGCFVTVNRDFLTGAVPVPFAPGRAALLLAEPFVLDDATLAGAATLARRGFSLAVDLRGGEWGPLLEPLFGLVSYVTLAVPEDDAGFRARWARFPGVHLIAAPGTEGDPGRAAALGFELFEGHGPGVVSRPRLSSSATARLRLIAALSREDVDIDDVTAAVEQDPAVSYRLLHAAGAAASGQTTRVISLREAVMLLGLDRIQGWVTLMLLADGAVGAALDKHAASVVLGRARFCRNLAGAFGAPPDSAFTVGLLSGLAEILGTPVAPLVAALPLAEPLVGALVAGEGVLGAVLRTAVRYAGGVVDRLPGVLAPPDLVHAQFNALRWTNHLLAAA; this comes from the coding sequence ATGCTGAAGCCGTTCCCGGACGCGTCGGCGCCGCCGCTCATCCACGTCGGCCGCGAACCGGTGTACGACCGGAACGGACTTCTCGTCGCCTACCGGCTGCGCTTCCGCGACACCGCCGACGGCGCCGAGACGACACCGGCCCGGACGGCCGCGCTCAGCCAGCTGATCGTCGCGGCGTTCACCGAGTACGGCCTCGACGAGCTGGTCGGGCCGGCGGGCTGCTTCGTCACGGTCAACCGGGACTTCCTGACCGGAGCGGTGCCGGTGCCGTTCGCGCCCGGGCGGGCCGCGCTGCTGCTCGCCGAACCGTTCGTCCTCGACGACGCGACGCTGGCCGGCGCGGCGACGCTGGCGCGGCGCGGGTTCTCGCTCGCGGTGGACCTGCGGGGCGGGGAGTGGGGGCCGCTGCTCGAACCGTTGTTCGGGCTGGTGTCGTACGTGACGCTCGCGGTACCGGAGGACGACGCCGGCTTCCGGGCGCGGTGGGCCCGGTTCCCCGGCGTGCACCTGATCGCGGCCCCCGGTACCGAGGGCGACCCCGGCCGCGCCGCCGCCTTGGGCTTCGAGCTGTTCGAGGGGCACGGGCCGGGCGTGGTGTCCCGGCCCCGCCTGTCGTCGTCCGCGACCGCCCGGCTCCGGCTGATCGCGGCGCTCAGCCGCGAGGACGTCGACATCGACGACGTCACCGCGGCCGTCGAGCAGGACCCGGCGGTCAGCTACCGGCTGCTGCACGCGGCCGGGGCGGCGGCGTCCGGCCAGACCACCCGGGTCATCTCGCTGCGCGAGGCGGTGATGCTGCTCGGCCTCGACCGCATCCAGGGCTGGGTGACGCTGATGCTGCTGGCCGACGGCGCGGTCGGGGCGGCGCTGGACAAGCACGCCGCGTCGGTGGTGCTCGGGCGGGCCCGGTTCTGCCGGAACCTCGCGGGGGCGTTCGGCGCGCCGCCGGACAGCGCGTTCACCGTCGGGTTGCTCTCCGGCCTCGCCGAGATCCTCGGGACCCCGGTGGCGCCGCTGGTGGCCGCGCTGCCTTTGGCCGAGCCGCTGGTCGGAGCCCTGGTGGCGGGCGAAGGGGTGCTCGGCGCCGTCCTGCGCACCGCGGTGCGCTACGCCGGCGGCGTCGTCGACCGCCTCCCGGGCGTGCTCGCCCCACCCGACCTGGTCCACGCGCAGTTCAACGCCCTGCGCTGGACCAACCACCTGCTGGCCGCCGCCTAG
- a CDS encoding roadblock/LC7 domain-containing protein, producing the protein MTEMYSTPAPANLTWLLDEFTRDTPDVRTAIAVSVDGISTYANTGMSVADNERLAAITAGFHSLALGIGAHFDGGVVRQVVTELDKLLFFVAAAGRNTLLAVLAAPHADAGIVGYEMTLLARRVGDYFATASRVGSHRIDDFAG; encoded by the coding sequence ATGACCGAGATGTACTCCACCCCCGCCCCTGCGAACCTGACCTGGCTGCTGGACGAGTTCACCCGCGACACCCCGGACGTGCGCACGGCGATCGCCGTGAGCGTCGACGGGATCTCCACCTACGCCAACACCGGGATGTCGGTGGCGGACAACGAGCGGCTGGCCGCGATCACGGCCGGCTTCCACAGCCTCGCGCTGGGCATCGGCGCCCACTTCGACGGTGGGGTCGTGCGTCAGGTGGTGACCGAGCTGGACAAACTCCTGTTCTTCGTCGCCGCGGCCGGGCGCAACACGCTGCTCGCGGTGCTGGCCGCTCCGCACGCCGACGCGGGCATCGTCGGTTACGAGATGACGCTGCTGGCGCGGCGCGTCGGCGACTACTTCGCCACCGCGTCCCGGGTGGGCAGCCATCGAATCGATGACTTCGCCGGGTGA